The Tripterygium wilfordii isolate XIE 37 chromosome 4, ASM1340144v1, whole genome shotgun sequence genome has a window encoding:
- the LOC119995989 gene encoding AAA-ATPase At5g57480-like: protein MENKMREYWTSLASLLGVLAFCRSLLQVVFPPELRFATLKFFNRIFHIFSSYCYYDITEIDGVNTNELYNAVQLYLSSSASITGNRLSLTRALNSSAITFGLSNNDRIFDTFNGVVVLWEHVVTQRQSQTFSWRPMPEEKRGFTLRIKKKDKTLFLDSYLDYIMEKANDIRRKNQDRLLYTNSRGGSLDARGHPWESVPFKHPSTFDTLAMDPIKKKEIMDDLKDFANGQVFYQKTGRAWKRGYLLYGPPGTGKSSMIAAMANYLGYDIYDLELTEVHNNSELRKLLMKTSSKSIIVIEDIDCSINLTNRKKNTSTNSRSKNSYDPEMRSGSVGSGGGGGDDGNNNSITLSGLLNFTDGLWSCCGSERIFVFTTNHIEKLDPALLRSGRMDMHIFMSYCSFPALKILLKNYLGYEEEDIEDGILKDMESVVDKAEMTPAYVSEVLTKNRSNKDKAVRELLEALKEKTEKNLKSKGVRERKQNGVEEEEEEEEQEKRALESPKEGCEFEEINVKKGEDVDDDNEKIK, encoded by the coding sequence ATGGAGAACAAAATGAGGGAATATTGGACGTCTCTAGCATcattacttggtgtattggcctTCTGCCGGAGTCTCCTCCAGGTTGTTTTTCCACCAGAACTCCGATTCGCCACTCTCAAGTTCTTCAATCGGATCTTCCACATCTTCTCCTCTTACTGCTACTACGACATCACAGAAATCGACGGCGTCAACACAAACGAACTCTACAACGCCGTACAACTCTACCTGAGCAGCTCTGCATCAATCACTGGTAACCGATTGAGCCTCACCCGCGCACTCAATTCAAGCGCCATTACTTTTGGTCTCTCCAACAATGACCGCATCTTCGACACCTTCAACGGCGTCGTTGTTTTATGGGAACATGTGGTGACGCAAAGGCAATCACAAACCTTCTCGTGGAGGCCTATGCCGGAAGAGAAACGTGGCTTCACTCTCCGAATCAAAAAGAAGGACAAGACTCTGTTTCTTGATTCGTATTTGGATTACATTATGGAGAAGGCCAATGATATCAGAAGAAAGAATCAGGACCGTCTGTTGTACACGAATTCGAGAGGAGGATCGCTTGATGCGAGAGGGCATCCATGGGAGTCTGTACCATTTAAGCATCCGAGCACCTTTGATACTCTGGCTATGGACCCAATCAAGAAGAAGGAAATCATGGATGATTTGAAGGATTTCGCGAATGGTCAAGTGTTTTATCAGAAAACAGGGCGTGCTTGGAAGAGAGGGTATTTGCTCTATGGTCCTCCTGGTACTGGTAAATCAAGCATGATTGCTGCCATGGCTAATTATCTTGGCTATGACATTTATGATCTTGAATTGACAGAGGTGCACAACAATTCTGAGCTAAGGAAACTCTTGATGAAGACTAGTTCAAAGTCAATAATTGTGATCGAGGATATTGACTGTTCAATCAATTTGACTAATAGAAAGAAGAATACTAGTACCAATTCCAGGTCAAAGAATTCGTATGACCCGGAAATGCGATCTGGGTCTGTAGGttccggtggtggtggtggtgatgatgggAATAACAATTCGATAACCCTTTCCGGTTTGTTGAATTTCACTGATGGGCTATGGTCCTGTTGTGGGAGTGAGAGGATATTTGTGTTCACTACCAACCACATTGAGAAACTAGACCCTGCATTGCTTAGGAGTGGCAGGATGGATATGCACATTTTCATGAGCTACTGCTCGTTTCCGGCACTGAAGATTTTGTTGAAGAACTATTTGGGGTATGAGGAGGAGGACATAGAGGATGGAATATTGAAGGATATGGAGAGTGTTGTTGATAAGGCAGAGATGACTCCGGCGTATGTCAGTGAAGTTTTGACTAAGAACAGGAGCAATAAGGACAAGGCAGTGAGGGAGTTGTTGGAAGCGTTGAAAGAGAAGACAGAGAAGAATTTGAAGAGTAAGGGAGTGAGGGAAAGGAAACAGAATGgtgtggaggaagaagaagaggaggaggagcaggAGAAGAGGGCTTTGGAGAGTCCTAAAGAAGGTTGTGAGTTTGAGGAGATTAATGTTAAGAAAGGAGaggatgttgatgatgataatgagaAAATCAAATGA